The DNA region GGGCACAGCCGCATGTTGGCCAGCAGGCTGATGCCTTCGATGAAGCTCGTGGCGTGTTCCTTGGGGCCGGTGATGACCAGCCAGCCCGAGCGGTAACCTGCGACGCGATAGGCCTTGGACAGGCCATTGAACGTCAGCGTCAGCACATCCGGCGCCACGCTCGCCATCGCGATGTGCTCGGCTTCGTCGTAGAGGATCTTGTCGTAGATCTCGTCGGCGAGCAGCATCAATTCGTGCTTGCGCGCCAACTCGGCGATCTGGGTCAGCACCTCTCGGGGATACACCGCACCGGTCGGGTTGTTCGGGTTGATCACGACGATCGCCTTGGTGCGGTCGGTGATCTTGGATTCCAGATCGGCGATGTCGGGCTGCCAGCCCTGGGTCTCGTCGCACAGGTAGTGCACGGGGGTGCCGCCCGCCAACGACGTCGACGCCGTCCACAACGGGTAGTCCGGAGCGGGGATGAGGACCTGATCGCCGTTGTCCAGCAGCGCCTGCAGCGTCATCGTGATCAGCTCGGAGACGCCGTTGCCCAGATACACGTCGTCGATGTCGAAGCGCGGGAACCCGTCGACGAGCTCATAGCGGGTGAACACGGCGCGGCGCGCGCTGACGATGCCCTTGGAATCGGAGTAGCCCTGCGCGTACGGCAGCGCCGAGATGATGTCGCGCATGATCACGTCGGGTGCTTCGAAACCGAACGGCGCCGGGTTGCCGATGTTGAGCTTGAGGATCCGGTGTCCCTCGGCTTCGAGGCGCGACGCATGCTCGTGTACAGGTCCGCGGATCTCGTACAGGACGTCCTGCAGCTTGCTCGACTGCGTGAACGTGCGCGGCCGGCCGTGCTGGCCGGTTGCGTGCCACGGCAACTGATGGGTGCTCACATCGAGAAGTCTCCCACGGTTGTCCACGTGTTTTCCGGCGCAGGCCGGGTCAAGCGCGACCGGTCCGCGTTCTGAGCGCGCCCAGTTCAGTCCTCTGCTCCCCTGTTGCCGTCCCTTCCGGGCTGGCCGGCCTGGCCGGCCGAGCCTGACTGTCCGTCGTTGCCGGCGACTCCTGGGTTTCCGGTCTTCCCGTCTCTGCCGTCGGCGCCTGCCGATCCGGCTGTGCCATTCGCGCCGGCCGAGCCGGTCTCGCCGGTCTGGCCGCCGGCTCCCGTCTGGCCTGCGGCGCCCCTGCCACCGAACAGTCCGCCGTCCCCGCCCTCTCCGGACGCTCCGCCCCGGCCGCCCGCGCCTCCCGCGCCCCCCGAACCGCCCTGTCCTGCAGCGCCGCCCTCGCCCCCCGAACCGCCCTGCCCGGCAGCACCGCCCTGACCGGCCGCGCCGCCCTTGCCGCCGGCGCCGGCCGCGCCCCCGGGCCCTGCCGCACCCCCCTGGCCACCTGCACCGCCGGTCGCCGGCCCGATGATGGTCTCCGCGTTGCCGCCGTCGCCGCCGTTGCCACCGTTGCCGCCGGCCGCGCCGTTGCCGCCTCGTCCGCCGTTTCCGCCGATGCCTCCGGTGCCGCCGTCGCCGCCATCCCCGGCGGTGCCGCCCTCGCCGCCGTCACCGCCCGCACCGCCGTTCCCACCGGCGCCGCCGTTCCCACCGATCCCGCCGCTGCCGCCGGCGCCTCCGCGGCCGAAGAACCAGCTGCCGTGACCGCCCTTGCCGCCGGCACCTGCGGCGGTGCCGGCCTTACCCCGACCACCGGCGGTACCGTCGGTTCCGGCGAGCCCGGCCGTGCCCGCGTCGCCGTTGCCCCCGGCGCTGCCCGTGGGCCCGGCCTGGCCGTCGCCTCCAGACTGGCCCGCTGCGCCCGCACCACCGTTTCCACCCCCTCCGCCGGCGCCGCCGTTCGCGGCTCCGTAGGCGACGGCAGCATCACCGCCCCGGCCGCCGTTGCCGCCGTTGCCGCCGGTGGTGCCGTTGCCACCGAAGCCTCCGTTCCCGGCGGTCTGACTACCCGCGGCGGCACCCAGATCGTCAGCGCCGCGACCCCCGTTACCGCCCGGGTTGCCGTCTTTGCCGTTCAAACCGCTCTCGAACCCTTCACCCTCGAAACCGTCGCCGCCGTCCTCACCCGGCGTCCCGATCGGGTTGATGCCATTGGCCCCGTCGGCGCCGGCCGCCCCCACCCCGCCGCTGGAACCGTCTCGGCCGTCGGCGCCGTTGTCACCACGGGCTCCGTCCTGGCCGTCGTCGCCGGAAGTGCCTGTGCTGCCGGCGATCCCGTTGCCGCCGTTACCGCCGGCGCCGCCGTTGCCGAGCAGGATTCCCGCATGTCCGCCGTTGCCCCCGACAGCACCGGCCCCGCCGTTGCCGCCCGCGCCGCCGTTGCCGAGCAGAAGCCCGCCGTGCCCACCGTTGCCGCCGTCCACGCCGGCAGCGAGCCCGTCACCACCGCGGCCACCATTGCCCCAGAGGCCGGCGTTACCGCCCTTTCCCCCGTTCGCACCGGCGCCACCGTTGCCGATGAGGATCCCGCCGGGACGGCCGTTGCAGGCGTCGCCGGCGCAGTCGGCTGCCGCGTCCGCTCCGTTGCCGATGAAGAACCCGAAGACACCTTCGAGGACGGTGACGATCGGCTCCGCCGACGGCGCCGCGCCCGCCGCACGTCCGAAGGCAGACCCGGATTCCCGTTGGCGATCGGACGGTTGCAGGACCAACAGCCGGGCCAGCGGAGATGCGGACTCGAAGACCGGCTCAGGCGAACCATCGCGAACACTGATCCGCTCGGTAGCGGCCACGGGCCCGCCGACAAGCGACGACGCAGAGGTCTCGGCGACGGCACGCTCGGAGGCCGCGCCCGACGCGCTGCCGGGCAGCTGGATCGTCACACCTTCGGTTGGCCGGATCGCGCTGTCCGCGAAGGTCACTGGTGCGGTCGACGCTGCGGGGGCGACGTCGACGGCTCGCGCAGCGATCGCGGACCCGGCTGGCGCCGACACGACCGTGGGATCGGGTGCCCGCAGGACCACCAGTTCTGCTCCGGCGATCACCACGCCAGTCACCGCGAGCGGCACGACAGCAAGGCGCAGACCACGCCCGATTGATGCATCATTATGTGCAGACACCGTTTCCCCCTACGCAAGCTTTGGCTGGTCGCCGTGGTTTGTGCATAAGGAACCACACCGTGGATTCGGGTCGCGTCGTCCGAATTGATGATCTTTTGGCGAAGCAGCGCCGGAAGGGGGGAGACGGGGATGGTCTCGATGGCCACGTTCTCTCATTTGGTCTCGTTGATCTATGCCGCATCGCTGACCCCGGCGAAGTGGGGCGAGGCGATCAGCGAGATCCACTCGACGCTCGCCCATTCGACAACCGGAACCGGGACCGTCCGCTCCACCGCGCTGTCGGTCACCGACGGGGCGCAGCGGACAGTCGTCGGGCACCTGCTTCCGGACGCGGAGAAACCCTACGACGAGTACTACGGCCGCATCGACCATGTGCTTCACACGGTCGAGCAGGGGGCTGTCGGCGTCCTGCGCACCGGTGAGGAGCTGCTGTCCACCCGAAAGACAACCGAATTCCACAACGACTGGATCCGCCCGAACGACATCGAGGCCGGCCTGTTCGTGCGGTTGACGCGGGGCGACCGAACGGCGAGCCTCGTCGTCGCCGGATCGCAGCGCAGACATCCCTTCGCCACCGACGATCGACGGCAACTCGTCAGCGCTCTCGTTCCCCACCTGCAGCAGGCGATCGACACACAGAGTCACATCGCCGTTCTGTCCGAGCGAGGCGCCCACCTCGCGGGCGCCGTCGACCGTCTGCCCCACGGCGTGGTGGTCCTCACCACGGACCGTTTGGTGGTGGAAGCGAACTCGGTCGCCGACGATCTTCTCGCGCAGCATGACGGGCTCGCGATCCGAGGTGGCACGTTGGTTGCGTCGGCGCCCAGAGCCCAACGCACCCTGGCTCGCCTGATCGATCAGGCGCTGGCGCACGGATTGCGCAGCGGCGGCTCTTTGACCTGTGAACGGCCTTCAGGCCGCCGAAGCTTCGTGGTGCACGTGGTTCCGCTCGACGCGACGGCCACCGATATCAAGAGCCGGCCTCTGGCGATGGTGCTGATCATCGATCCGACGCGCGAATCCCGGCCCGCTGCAGACGTTTTGCGGCAGCTGTACGGGATGAGCAGAGCGGAGGCAGCTGTCGCTTGCCTTGCCCTTCACGGTCAGGGGGTCCCTGCGATCAGTGAGCAGCTGATCCTGTCCTCGACCACGGTTCGCACGCACCTGCGAGCGATCTTCAGCAAGACGGGCACACACCGGCAGGCTGAACTCGTTCGCCTGCTCTCGACCGTCATCCCGCAGTGATCTCAGGCATACACGGCGGGTGCGGTCGGCTATTTCCTGCCCGGCCGACGCGCACCCTTGGCGATGCCAAGGCCTTTCACCGGTGGTTCGTCGCCGACGATGCGGGCCTCGCCGTTGCCTGAACCGTTGGTCGGCGTCGCGGGTTCAGGCGCGGCGTCTGGTTCGGCTTCCGCGGTCGGCTCGGGCTCGGGCTGCGGTTCGGCCTTGGGTGCGGCCGCAGGCGCCTTTCTGGCGCCGGGTCGCCGCGCACCCGGGGCGATTCCGAGGCCCTTGACCTCAGGCTCGGGTTTGGGCTCAAGCCCCATATCGGAGTCCGCGGTGTCCGCGGATTCCGTTCCCGCCTTTGCCTGATCCGGATCCGCGCCCGGCGGCTGCACAACCGTGCCCGCGTCCTCGTTGGGCGCCGCCTTCTGAGCCGGGGCCTTCTTCGCGCCCGGCCGGCGTGCGCCGGCGGCGATTCCGAGACCCTTGACCTCCGGCTCCGGCGCGGCGGGCGCACTGGGCGCCTCGGCCTCAGCCTCGGCCGGCGCGGAGGGTGCGGCGGCGGCAGGTGCCGCTGCGGTCTTCTTCGCGCCTGGGCGCTTGGCGCCGCCGGCGATTCCGAGACCCTTGACCTCCGGCTCGGCCTTGGCCGGGGCCGACTCGGTTACCGCGTCCGCCGCAGGTGCGGCCGCGGTCTTCTTGGCGCCGGGGCGTTTTGCGCCGCCGGCGATTCCGAGGCCCTTCGGTGCGGCCGCGGCCGGTGTGTCGCCACCCCCGGTGTCCGCTGCGGCTTTCTTGGCACCGGGGCGCTTGGCGGCTCCCGCGATCCCCAGACCGGTGACGGGCTTGGTCTCGGTGGCGGTGCTGGCCTCGACCTTCGCGGGTGCGGCAGCCTCCTCTTCGGCTTCCTCTGCCACGGCAGGAGCCTTCGCGGGCGCCTCGGCCGCGACGCGTGCCGCACGCTCCTCGGCTTCCTTTGCGGCCGTTCCCTTTTCGGGCAATGCGAAGTTGCCCTTGTCCAACGAACCCAGCAGCAGCTGGGCCACGTCGAGCACCTCGGGCTTCTCCACGTCCCGGTTCGCTGCGACGTCGTCGACACCGTCGGTCATCATCACGCGGCAGAACGGGCAGCCGGTCGCGATCGCCGACGCCCCGGTGTCCACCGCTTCCTCTGAGCGTTCGACGTTGACGCGCTTGCCGATGTGCTCTTCCATCCACATCCGGGCGCCGCCCGCGCCGCAGCACAGGCCGCGCTCGGCGTGACGGGGCATCTCGGTGAGCTTCGCGCCCGACGCGCCGATCAGCTCGCGCGGAGCCGAGTACTCCTTGTTGTGCCGGCCGAGATAACACGGGTCGTGATAAGTGATATCCATACCGCCGTCAGACGGTTTGACCGGAATCAGCTTCTTGTCGCGGAGTAACCGGTTCAGCAGCTGCGTGTGATGCAGCACCGTGTAGGTGCCGCCGAGCTGGGGGTATTCCCGGCCGAGGGTGTTGAAGCAGTGCGGGCAGGTGACGACGACCTTGCGGTCCACCCGCTCGACGCCCTCGAACAGCCCGTTGAGCGTTTCGACGTTCTGTGCGGCGAGCTGCTGGAACAGGAACTCGTTGCCCGAGCGGCGGGCCGAGTCACCGTTGCAGGTCTCACCTTCACCCAGCACCAGGTACTTGACGCCCGCGGCGGCCAGCAGTTCGGCGACCGCCTTGGTGGTCTTCTTCGCCCGGTCCTCGTACGCACCGGCGCACCCGACCCAGAACAGGTACTCGTAGCCGTCGAACGATTCGACGTCCTTGCCGAAGACCGGCACATCGAAGTCGACCTCGTCGATCCAGTTGGTGCGGTCCTTCGAGTTCTGCCCCCACGGATTGCCCTTGGACTCAAGGTTTTTGAACAGCACACCGAGTTCGCCCGGGAACTCCGACTCCATCATCACCTGGTAGCGGCGCATGTCGACGATGTGGTCGATGTGCTCGATGTCGACGGGGCACTGCTCGACGCAGGCGCCACAGGTGGTGCACGACCACAGCACGTCGGGATCGATGACGCCACCCTCCTCGAGGGTGCCGACCAGCGGGCGGGTCGCCTGCAGGGGCGAATCGGCGGGGATGCGCTCGAAACCGGATTCCGGAACGTGCTCGTGTGAGTGTTCCTCGCTCTTCTTCTCGCCGCGCACCTCCTCGCCGAGACCGCCCTCGGGCGTGTTCTCCAGCGGCGATTCCTTGCCGTCGAGGAAGTACGGTGCCTTGGCGAACATGTGGTCGCGCAGGTTCATGATCACGAGCTTCGGGGACAGCGGCTTGCCGGTGTTCCACGCCGGGCACTGCGACTGACAACGCCCGCACTCGGTGCAGGTGGTCATGTCGAGGAAGCCCTTCCAGGTGAAGTCCTCGATCTTTCCGCGACCCAGCACCGCATCCTCGGCGGGATCCTCGAAGTCCACGATCTCGCCCTTGGACTCGACGGGCAGCAGGGGGCCCAATCCGTTGGGCATCCGCTTGAACGTGACGTTGATCGGCGCCAGACCGATGTGCAGGTGCTTGGAGTGCAGCACGATCAGCAGGAAGACCAGCATGATCGCGATGTGTGCGAGCAGCGCGAAGGTCTCGATCCACTCATTCGCCGGCTCGCCCAGCGGGTGCAGGATCCAGCCCATGGCCTGGGAGAAGAACGCGCCGTCGCCGTAGGGCAGCGCTCCGGTGTTGACCGCCGCGCCGCGCACCAGCGCGTAGGTCCAGATGACGTTGAAGATCATGAACAGGATCAGCCAGGCGCCGCCGGTGTGAGAGCCGTAGAAGCGGGAGTCGCGGCCGTGCTTCTTCGGTTCGCGGACGATGCGGATGATCGAGAACGTGATGATGCCCAGCAGCACCGCGAGGGCGAAGAAGTCCTGCAGGAAGCCGAGCGCGTCCCACCGGCCGACGAACGGGATGTGGAAGTCGTGGTCCACGAGCTGGCCGAAAGCCTCGACGTAGACAGAACCGAGGATGAAGAAGCCCCACATGGTGAAGAAGTGGGCGATACCGGCGGTGTTCCAGCGGAGTAGCCGGGTCTGGCCGAACACTTCCTCGAACTGCGTGGTGATGCGCTTCTGGAGGTTGTCCTTGCGATTGTTGGACTCGCTCATCGGCTGCCCCGACCGGATCAGCTTGGTCAGCCACACCACGCGCTTTGCGGCCAATACACCGACGACGACGATCATCAACGCGCCGACGATGATCCTGATCAACATCTGCGTTTCCACGCGCATCCTCCGGTGACGTTGTTACCCGCTGGTAACTTATGCAATGTTACCGACGGGTAACTTTAGCTGGGTGCCTGCTCATAGTTACATCCCGTCCGGAAACAGCGCTACGAAGGCTGTCCTAACTGTTTGGAGAGGCGCGAGTCGGTCAGTTCGGCGCGGAGAGCATCGCCCGCAACATCGACAGCATCTCCGAGCGCGATTCCGCACCCAGCCGGCGACGAATCCGGGCGACGTGATGCTCGACGGTTTTCGCTGAGATGAACAATTGCGCCCCGATGTCGCGATAGGGCATGCCGTTGAGCAACAGCTCGGCGACCTCCCGCTCGCGGTCGGACAGCTGGGCCGCGGCAGGCCGGCGCGCGACCACCGGAGGCGCGGCCACACCGACGCGGTCGTCGGTCGGCGCGGCGAGCGGCAGCTCAGGGTTCGCGACCGTCTGCTTGAGATCGCGGGCGAGCTGCAGCATCACCTGCGACACCCGCGGGTCAGTGGTCTGCAACGCGGCCTGGCTCGCCAATCGGGTCGCGTCCGACGTGTGACCGAACCGTGCCAGCCCCCGCGCCGCGGTGCTCACCTCGTTGACGTCGACCTGGTTGGCCAGCACCCGAAGCCAGGTCCGTCCCGCGGTGGCCAGCGCCTTTGCGAACGAGCTGTGCGCTGCCGCCGCCGACAGCGCCTGGCCGTGCGGGGCGACCGCATCCGGTGAGTTGGCCAGGATCCCGGCGTGCACGCCTGCCCAGTGCAGCGGTGTCGACCAGAGCGCCGGCTCGCCCAGACCCGACAACAGGGCGAATGCCTCGTCGATCGCGTGCTGGAGTTGGTCCACCTGCCGCATCCGTGCGGCAGCGACCCACAGTTCGCCCAGCGGCAGCAGTGCGAACAGATCGACCGAGTACTCGGCGAGCACCTCCATCGCGGAATACCAGTGTTTCTGCATGGCGCCGGTGTCACCGCTGCGCCGGGCGACGGCAGTCTGCAGCGCAGTCGCCCACAGTGCGTCCCGCCGGTGCATCGAATCCCCGTCGGTCGGGACCGTGGCGTCGGCGGCAGGCAGCTGCCCGTCCTGCATGTACGCCCAGCCCAGCAGCAGCCGGTGCCGATGAGTGACGAAGATCGCATCGGCGGGGTCGGGCTGTCCGTCGCCGCGCACGGTGCGGCCGATCACGCTGCGTGCCCGTACCGGGTCACCACCGTGCAGCGCGGCCAGGGTGACGAGGGCGGCGGGAGTGTCCGGGACGACGGACGTCTGGCCGTAGTCGGTGCCGAGGGCCCGACTCAATCGCGCGATCGCGACGGGATAGGGCTGATCGAGGGTCAGCACGAGGCCTTCGGTGATGCTGCGGGCCGCTCGCGCGGTCGACGTCGGCGGGCCGGCGGTCTGCAACTCCGAAGCCGCTCGGGCCGCCGCCGCGTCCCCGGCAGCCAGCGCGGTGATCGAGGCCGCGGCGCCGATCGCGGCATCGGGAGGCGGGCCGAGCCAGCGGAACAGGTCGTTGGCCTGGGCGGCACGTCCGTCGTGAAGGGCGATGCTCGCCGCGATCCGCACCGCGGCGGCGCGCTCGCCCGGGTCAGCCGATGTGAGTAGGTCGTCGGCGAGCCGACCTGCCGTCGCGCAGTCGCCCGTCAAGGCCAGCGCATCCGCGAGCTGCGCGCTCAGCGCGGTGGCACCGGCGTCGGCTGCGGCCCGGTAGAGGCGCGCCGCGTCGGCGGGATGGTCCCGGACCCGCTCGGCAAGGTCGGTCAGCGCCGTGGCCAATCGTTCGTCGCGCAGACCGTGCTCGGCCAAGCGCAACGCCAGATCGGCGGTCAGGGTCGACAGCTCGACCTGGGAGCACAGCACGGACACCTCGATCTCGTGATGCCTTGCGGCACCGAGGATCTGGGCGATTGAATCGTGTACGACGGGGAGGAATCCCGAAGCGTGCGACGGGTCGATCAGTCCGCTGGCGCGGGCCCGGTCGACGGCGGCGGACGCAGCCTCCGAGGGCAGCCGCAGTGCGGCGGCGACATCGTCGGGTCCCAGGGCGGGACTCAGCGACGAGATGAGGAGCGTGTCGAGGATCCGTTCGTCGAGGCGGCGGAGACGCTCGATCAGTGCGAAACGTGCGGCTTGGCGGACGGCGGTCGACCCGTCACCCGCAGCCGACAGGGCGGGCCGCAGCAGAAACGGCAATCCCGCGGTCGCCGAGATCAGCGCGCGAACCAGGTCCGGTGTCGCAGGGGTGCCGAGCATCGCTGCCGCGGCCCGACCCACCTCGACGGGCGGTAACGGCCCCAGCACAACCGCGGGGTTCTCCCGTTCGAGCGCCGTGGTGAGGCGGCTGAGCGCCGGGTGATGCGCCAACGGTTGGCAGCCGATGACGACGGTGGCGGCCGGGTCGGCGACGACGAGTTCGGTGAGCCGGTCGAGGTCATCGCTGCTGAGAAGGTGCGCGTCGTCGACGACGATCGCGGCGGTGCCAGCGTCGCCGCGTCCCGGCGGCTGGGAGAGCACCGCCCGACCGGCATCTCGGAACGACGCGCGCATCGCGGCCAGCACCGTCGACTTGCCGGTGCCGATGCCACCGGTCACGAGCAATCTGGCCGGCGCACCGGGATCGGCGTCGACGGAAGCGATGGCCTCTCGGGAGGCCGCAGCGAGATCCGCCGGCCGAAGCAGCGCCGGACTCATCATCGCCGCAGATCAGGCGCCGTCGTCGGGAACGAGCGTCGGCGTCACCGGGTCGGGCGGATCGATCGTGGTCGGATCCGGTGGATCGACGGTGGTCGGATCCGGTGGCGGGGCCGTTGTGGTCGGCGGCGCCGTGGTCGTCGGCCGGGTGGTCGTCGGCCGAGTCGTGGTCGTGGTGGGCGCCGTCGTGGTGGTCGTTGTGGTTGTGGTCGTCGTCGTCGGCTGTGTGGTCGTGGTGGTGGGTGCCGTCGTGGTCGTGGTGGGTGGCGGAGGTGGCGGCTGGCTGACGGTGGTGGTGGCCACACCGTCGGGACCGACGGTGACCGTGGTGACCGGGGGTGGCAGCACGGGTGGAACGTCCTCGGCCGGAGTCGTGGTTGCGGTCTCGGTGACCGGGGTCGAGTCGCCGTCCGAGCCGGTCAGCGTCACCGCGAGGCCGCCCACCGCCAGCAGTGCCGCGGCAGCGGCAGCGGCGAACAGTAGAGGGGGCCTTTTGTACCAGGGCAGCGGAGCGGGTTCGTCGTCATATCCGTCGTCTCCGGGGGAGAACGCCACCGCAGGCCGGGCCGCCGTCGCTCCCGCTCCGGCGTAGGAAGCCGGGGAGGTGTAGTCGGCCCCGGTGTAGGGCAGCGGATCCCCGGCCGACTCGTCATCCTGTGACCAGGCCAACGCGCGGAAGGTCGCCGACGAGGCGCCGTCGTCGGCGGATTCGCTAGCGGCCAGTCCCGCCGCACCCGCGGCCCACGCTGCCGGCCCCATCGCGGTCGGCATGTCCGAAGCGGGAGCCATCCCGGTCGGCGCATCCGCGCTGAGGCTCTGGTTGGCGACCAGCGCTGCCCCGGCGGCGACGTTGAGCTGGGACTCGGGGGTGGTGACGACGGGTGCGCGCAGTCGTTCGGACAACCGCTGAGTCACCAGCGGGATCGCGGCGCCGCCGCCGACCGTGGCCACCGCCGAGACACTGTCCGCCGGGATTCCGTTGCGCTGCAACGTGTCTTCGACGGCATTCACCAGCCCGCCGAAGGGCATCGCCATCAGCTGCTCGAGTTCGGGGCGGGTCACCCGGATGTCGGAGCGGAACCCGGGAAGCTCTGCGGCGACCACCGTCGCGGTCTCCGCGGAGAGTCGTTCCTTGGCCCGGCGGCACTCGTCACGCAGCGATGCGAGCGACTCGACGGCGGAGGTGCCCGCGGGATCGGCCTTGTTCGCGTCGGCGATCCCCGCGAGCACGTGGTTGAGAAGCGCCTGGTCCAGCGCATCCCCCGAGAACTCCGGGTAGCGGACCGTCTGGCCGATGGCGTCGAGATTCGAACCGGCGTCGGCCAGCGAGATGCTCGATCCGCTGCCGCCGAGGTCAACCAGCACGATGACACCCTGGTCGGGCAGTCCGGGCGCGGCCTGCAGCGCCGCGAGCGCAGCCGTGGAATCGGGGATCAGCGCGGCGGGCACACCGTTGGGTGCCAGGCTCGGCCGGGTGCGCAGCGCGCCGCGCAGTGCGCCGACGGCTCCCGGCCCCCAGTGGGCGGGCACGGCGATGGCAACGGGCGAACCGCCGTCGACCGCCCGCGCCATCGCGTCGAGGGCTTCTGCGAGCACCTGCTCGCCGCGGTGGGCGGTGCCGTCCGCG from Mycobacterium sp. DL includes:
- a CDS encoding Hsp70 family protein, whose amino-acid sequence is MTEPLGLSIGMTHLVAARVGRPPVMRRSILTVFNNRAPEVGAPGENPNLTEPGLVLSGFVERVGDPVPLVAADGTAHRGEQVLAEALDAMARAVDGGSPVAIAVPAHWGPGAVGALRGALRTRPSLAPNGVPAALIPDSTAALAALQAAPGLPDQGVIVLVDLGGSGSSISLADAGSNLDAIGQTVRYPEFSGDALDQALLNHVLAGIADANKADPAGTSAVESLASLRDECRRAKERLSAETATVVAAELPGFRSDIRVTRPELEQLMAMPFGGLVNAVEDTLQRNGIPADSVSAVATVGGGAAIPLVTQRLSERLRAPVVTTPESQLNVAAGAALVANQSLSADAPTGMAPASDMPTAMGPAAWAAGAAGLAASESADDGASSATFRALAWSQDDESAGDPLPYTGADYTSPASYAGAGATAARPAVAFSPGDDGYDDEPAPLPWYKRPPLLFAAAAAAALLAVGGLAVTLTGSDGDSTPVTETATTTPAEDVPPVLPPPVTTVTVGPDGVATTTVSQPPPPPPTTTTTAPTTTTTQPTTTTTTTTTTTTAPTTTTTRPTTTRPTTTAPPTTTAPPPDPTTVDPPDPTTIDPPDPVTPTLVPDDGA